The following coding sequences are from one Neovison vison isolate M4711 chromosome X, ASM_NN_V1, whole genome shotgun sequence window:
- the TEX13B gene encoding LOW QUALITY PROTEIN: testis-expressed protein 13B (The sequence of the model RefSeq protein was modified relative to this genomic sequence to represent the inferred CDS: inserted 1 base in 1 codon): MALKPDDASSGFQHNNVVAFINEKMAGHTKGPEFYLENIALSWEAVENKLRDILDDNAVPSEAKDACAWSSLALGMRFASRQSQLHGRRVHWLQNFTKLHKSAAQALASDLKEHTAQQEMERREAAFRLRQTQANLAEMQKERDLLRWKLLRAELETPRKREWVQVTEESDLATASGAETEGAHKEEEEAGAAATSATAAGTTGRGRRRQKDVEGTEATKKLGRGFVQPPGAXGAEKLHLWWAEGGRSQVSGNNHVLFPWNPPACIQSLTITPSCPAPCFIHILLLMPLIPLSTCAHTIPTRSNMHSRSSISDISPLEAL, from the exons ATGGCCTTGAAACCTGACGATGCCAGCAGTGGGTTCCAGCACAACAATGTTGTGGCCTTCATCAATGAGAAGATGGCCGGGCACACAAAAGGCCCTGAGTTCTACCTCGAGAATATAGCCCTGTCCTGGGAGGCGGTGGAGAACAAGCTCAGGGACATCCTAGACGACAACGCGGTGCCCAGTGAGGCCAAAGATGCCTGTGCCTGGAGCAGCCTGGCCCTAGGTATGCGCTTTGCCAGCAGGCAGAGCCAGTTACATGGGCGCAGGGTGCACTGGCTGCAGAACTTCACCAAACTGCATAAGTCCGCTGCACAGGCCTTGGCCTCAGACCTAAAGGAGCACACAGCGCAGCAGGAGATGGAGCGCAGGGAGGCAGCCTTCAGGCTGCGGCAGACACAAGCAAACCTGGCAGAGATGCAAAAGGAAAGGGACCTCCTGAGGTGGAAGCTCCTCCGGGCT GAGCTGGAGACTCCACGGAAGCGGGAGTGGGTCCAGGTCACAGAGGAATCAGATCTAGCCACTGCCAGTGGGGCTGAAACAGAAGGAGCAcacaaggaggaagaggaggcaggagcTGCTGCTACTTCTGCTACAGCTGCTGGCAccacaggaagaggaagaagaagacaaaaggaTGTGGAAGGAACAGAGGCCACCAAGAAGCTGGGCAGAGGCTTTGTGCAACCTCCTGGAG GAGGAGCAGAAAAATTACACctctggtgggcagagggagggagatctCAGGTCAGTGGAAACAACCATGTTTTATTTCCCTGGAACCCTCCAGCCTGCATCCAGAGTCTCACCATCACCCCTTcctgtccagctccctgcttcatTCACATACTCCTACTCATGCCCCTCATCCCCCTTTCTACCTGCGCCCACACCATCCCCACCAGAAGCAACATGCACAGCAGGAGCTCCATCTCCGACATCTCCCCACTGGAAGCCCTCTGA